Proteins from a genomic interval of Hornefia porci:
- a CDS encoding zinc-ribbon domain-containing protein, giving the protein MICKNCGHLLNDGDRFCPNCGARVAVEVPDAKEKPSTLDTLVSGLNRTAEKREGPVEKPQQVEEAASEEDTKPRHHFQFEEFNWNLDGYPTEDTKRTEDIDFNWESVVDEREKSRAAETDSDQELLKDKIKSENSGKDEREQSSGGEKTAEEAHEQELEEMIFGTKDREGNISDTTRLDEVEDLDDLSKTTRIDKFYTYNKKNEEFQELLDKEYNRLKAQIEADAARDHEAEREKPEADVKAAAVSDAEAAKAEPAGSPEPSETESTEESFGGTGETPAWFGGSGQPEESEASTEEESSEFPKEEPEAEPITLRDDVPSGEGFEKEIESDIPEYINSLDAGNLSLAELLKAQTRQEEEPWTEPADSVMDDIPSDSLFSIPNEEKVDEFFDRTPAETAAAPAAEPAAEPEGTAFGMPTPAEPAYEAPADPLFGTQTEPVRESAAEPAYEAEAPATFNYDAPAGSGAATGQEQQSEDDEFQIPAFMRNSGSGEPLNVIEDLPTEPAAGYYEPPRQETLQQYQQPLDMAQQEVSRQYQQPSDMPRQEMPQPTQQKVQYLGVALAHPPKGVVADPSEMKAHSTAEPITGNAGFVPPVQQTPKQEAVDPRTNSPEETSPQSFSGAPAAESDPNSQSIEQMIREDEANGREQADSRITFQDVFKDEIQAEKEDNKKKPKKHTGLKILAIILCVLIVLEIIVICIKTFAPDSAASVALQDLFNAVYGRLSSLFG; this is encoded by the coding sequence ATGATTTGTAAGAATTGCGGACATCTGTTGAACGATGGAGACAGGTTCTGTCCAAATTGCGGCGCAAGGGTCGCGGTGGAAGTTCCAGATGCGAAGGAAAAGCCGAGTACTCTCGACACCCTCGTATCCGGTCTCAATCGGACAGCGGAAAAGCGAGAGGGCCCGGTAGAGAAACCGCAGCAGGTCGAAGAGGCTGCTTCGGAGGAAGACACAAAGCCCCGGCATCACTTTCAGTTCGAGGAATTCAACTGGAATCTTGACGGTTATCCCACCGAAGACACCAAAAGGACCGAGGACATCGATTTCAACTGGGAGTCTGTCGTAGATGAACGCGAAAAATCCCGGGCAGCAGAGACTGACAGCGATCAGGAATTACTGAAGGATAAAATCAAATCAGAGAATTCCGGAAAAGATGAGCGGGAGCAGTCCTCCGGCGGAGAGAAAACAGCAGAGGAAGCGCATGAGCAGGAGCTTGAGGAGATGATTTTCGGAACAAAGGACCGGGAAGGAAATATCTCCGATACAACGAGACTTGACGAGGTTGAGGATCTGGATGATCTGAGCAAGACGACCAGAATCGACAAATTCTATACGTACAACAAGAAAAACGAGGAATTCCAGGAACTTCTGGACAAGGAATACAACCGTCTGAAAGCCCAGATCGAGGCAGACGCCGCCAGAGATCACGAGGCAGAGAGGGAGAAGCCGGAAGCGGACGTGAAAGCCGCGGCGGTATCTGATGCGGAGGCGGCAAAGGCAGAGCCGGCAGGCTCTCCGGAGCCTTCGGAGACGGAGAGCACGGAAGAATCCTTCGGAGGTACCGGCGAGACGCCGGCGTGGTTCGGCGGAAGCGGACAGCCTGAGGAGTCTGAGGCGTCCACAGAGGAGGAGTCCTCCGAATTCCCGAAGGAAGAACCGGAAGCGGAGCCCATCACGCTGCGCGACGATGTTCCCTCCGGCGAGGGCTTTGAGAAGGAAATCGAATCGGATATTCCGGAATATATCAACAGTCTGGATGCGGGAAATCTGTCCCTGGCCGAGCTGCTGAAGGCACAGACCAGACAGGAGGAAGAACCCTGGACGGAGCCGGCAGACTCTGTGATGGATGACATCCCGTCTGACTCGCTGTTCTCGATACCGAATGAGGAGAAGGTGGACGAGTTCTTTGACAGGACTCCGGCAGAAACGGCTGCTGCACCGGCCGCAGAGCCTGCGGCTGAACCTGAGGGAACCGCCTTCGGGATGCCTACGCCGGCGGAGCCGGCATATGAAGCGCCTGCTGACCCGCTTTTCGGGACACAGACGGAGCCCGTTCGGGAAAGCGCGGCAGAACCCGCATATGAAGCCGAAGCTCCGGCCACTTTCAACTATGACGCACCCGCGGGAAGCGGTGCGGCGACCGGGCAGGAACAGCAGAGCGAGGACGATGAATTCCAGATTCCCGCGTTCATGAGAAACTCGGGATCAGGAGAACCTCTTAATGTAATCGAGGATTTACCGACCGAACCTGCCGCAGGGTATTATGAACCGCCGCGGCAGGAGACACTGCAGCAGTATCAGCAGCCGCTGGACATGGCGCAGCAGGAGGTATCGAGGCAGTATCAGCAGCCGTCGGATATGCCGCGGCAGGAGATGCCGCAGCCGACACAGCAGAAGGTTCAGTACCTGGGAGTCGCGCTGGCGCATCCGCCTAAGGGCGTTGTCGCAGATCCGTCGGAAATGAAGGCTCATTCCACGGCAGAACCGATTACCGGAAATGCAGGCTTTGTTCCGCCGGTACAGCAGACGCCGAAGCAGGAAGCCGTCGATCCGCGGACAAATTCTCCGGAGGAAACTTCGCCGCAGAGCTTTTCGGGAGCACCTGCCGCAGAAAGTGATCCCAACTCCCAGAGCATCGAACAGATGATCCGCGAGGACGAGGCGAACGGAAGAGAACAGGCGGACAGCAGGATTACCTTCCAGGATGTGTTCAAGGACGAGATCCAGGCTGAGAAAGAAGATAATAAAAAGAAACCGAAGAAACATACCGGCCTGAAAATCCTGGCGATTATTCTGTGCGTGCTGATCGTGCTGGAAATCATCGTGATCTGCATCAAGACCTTTGCGCCGGACAGCGCAGCGTCCGTCGCACTGCAGGATCTGTTCAACGCCGTATACGGCAGACTGTCATCGTTATTCGGATAG
- a CDS encoding UPF0182 family protein, protein MKGAKVETREKPRRRLSVIILLIVIIIALLLLLVNFITDWMWFIEMKYVSVFFTELFTQLKIGIPVFVVLAVLLDYYLRRLRKGYFAHIDSHEHTDMKRLGRYTNLVAILFAAFMAFYAANKMWFKVLEFANSTNFGKKDPLFGMEISFYIFKLDFLKEMNEFLIAAILLIIVMTILYYAILITMHSPDILKEDDTADFTQDEDRYSGNSNPFGGDTPFGRVFDNINNSRPRRPRRRFDDNNFKQFLTIASHQLTALGVIFFLMLALDFFLKQFDLLHAHTGAVYGAGFTDVNITLWMYRALIVLSLIGAVVTAVCIRRKQIKKIFTVPVIMIGVGVLGVVLALIVQNLVVSPDELNKESKYLSRNIEYTQYAYDLDDVTTKNFAADENLTSADISDNKATISNIRINDYTPVKTFYNQTQSIRQYYTFNDVDVDRYQINGALTQTYLSTREIDESKISDTWLNRHIKYTHGYGLTLSKVNTVTASGQPDVLVKNIPPESSINEIDIKQPRIYFGELTNDYSLVDTSEDEFDYPDGSENKYTKYTGSAGIKLNPFARLMFAIRENSLKLLVSTNLNSNSRIIIYRNVEERVQKIMPYLSYEDDPYAVTANGRIYWIVDAYTTSSYYPYSEPYSGTTGTTNYIRNSIKVVVDAYNGDVNYYIVDKSDPIAKTYKKIYPALFKDFDQMPAELQSHIRYPNALFQVQSDIYSRYHMSNVKVFYQNEDQWDIAKEIYGTKVQQMTPNYYILNLPGEKDAEFISSIPFTPKGKQNMTALMIARNDGDNYGKLVLYQFPKSKTIYGPRQVEAMIDQNTKISQDFSLWSSAGSKYSRGNLFVIPIKDSLLYVEPVYLEASDSSIPEVKRVIVVYGDKISYEATLGDALSELFGSSGGADKSDNVKKDSSSDGSRLTRNDYIKKAQEAYDNAQDALKDGDWSAYGKYMDQLSDYLEKLS, encoded by the coding sequence TTGAAAGGTGCCAAAGTAGAAACAAGGGAAAAGCCGCGCCGCCGGCTTAGCGTAATCATACTGCTTATCGTTATCATCATTGCGCTGCTGCTTCTTCTGGTCAATTTCATCACGGACTGGATGTGGTTCATTGAGATGAAATATGTCAGCGTGTTTTTCACGGAGCTGTTCACCCAACTGAAGATCGGAATTCCGGTCTTCGTGGTGCTCGCGGTGCTGCTGGATTACTATCTACGCCGCCTGCGGAAGGGCTATTTCGCTCACATTGACTCCCATGAACACACGGACATGAAGCGGCTGGGCCGCTACACCAACCTGGTGGCGATTCTGTTCGCCGCGTTTATGGCGTTTTACGCCGCCAACAAAATGTGGTTCAAGGTTCTGGAGTTCGCCAACAGCACGAATTTCGGCAAGAAGGACCCGCTGTTCGGGATGGAGATTTCCTTTTATATCTTCAAGCTGGATTTCCTCAAGGAAATGAACGAGTTCCTGATCGCGGCGATTCTGCTGATTATCGTGATGACGATTCTGTACTATGCGATTCTCATCACGATGCATTCGCCGGATATCCTGAAAGAGGACGACACCGCGGACTTCACGCAGGATGAGGACCGGTACAGCGGAAATTCCAATCCCTTCGGAGGGGATACGCCGTTTGGAAGAGTCTTTGACAACATCAACAATTCCAGACCGCGCAGACCGAGAAGACGGTTTGATGACAATAATTTCAAACAGTTCCTGACCATTGCGTCTCATCAGCTGACCGCACTCGGCGTGATCTTCTTCCTGATGCTGGCGCTGGACTTCTTCCTGAAACAGTTTGACCTGCTGCATGCGCATACAGGAGCTGTCTACGGTGCGGGATTCACCGACGTGAACATCACCCTGTGGATGTACCGCGCACTGATTGTGCTGTCCCTGATCGGGGCGGTTGTAACTGCCGTATGCATCCGCAGAAAACAGATTAAGAAGATCTTCACGGTGCCGGTTATCATGATCGGCGTCGGAGTGCTGGGCGTGGTTTTGGCGCTGATCGTCCAGAATCTGGTGGTTTCGCCGGATGAGCTTAACAAAGAAAGCAAATACCTGTCCAGAAATATTGAATATACACAGTACGCCTATGATCTTGACGATGTGACGACAAAGAACTTCGCGGCGGATGAGAACCTGACCAGCGCGGATATCAGCGACAACAAGGCGACGATTTCCAACATCAGAATCAACGATTACACGCCGGTCAAGACGTTCTACAACCAGACGCAGAGTATCCGTCAGTACTATACGTTCAATGACGTGGACGTGGATCGCTATCAGATTAACGGTGCGCTGACTCAGACATATCTGTCAACCCGTGAAATCGACGAGAGCAAGATCAGCGACACCTGGCTGAACCGGCACATCAAGTACACACACGGATACGGTCTCACCCTGTCCAAGGTCAATACCGTGACCGCCAGCGGACAGCCGGACGTGCTGGTGAAGAATATTCCGCCGGAGTCCTCCATCAATGAAATCGATATCAAGCAGCCCAGAATTTACTTCGGTGAACTGACAAACGATTATTCTCTGGTGGACACCAGCGAGGATGAATTCGATTATCCGGACGGCAGTGAGAACAAGTACACCAAGTACACGGGCTCCGCGGGAATCAAGCTGAATCCCTTTGCACGGCTGATGTTCGCCATTCGCGAAAACAGTCTGAAGCTGCTGGTTTCCACGAACCTGAACAGCAATTCCAGAATCATCATCTACAGGAACGTGGAGGAGCGGGTTCAGAAGATCATGCCGTATCTCAGTTATGAGGACGATCCCTATGCGGTGACTGCGAACGGCCGGATCTACTGGATTGTGGACGCCTATACGACCAGCTCCTATTACCCGTATTCAGAGCCGTACAGCGGCACCACGGGAACGACGAACTACATCCGCAACTCCATCAAGGTTGTGGTGGATGCATACAACGGCGATGTGAATTACTACATCGTCGACAAGTCGGATCCGATTGCGAAGACGTATAAGAAGATCTATCCGGCGCTGTTCAAGGACTTTGATCAGATGCCGGCCGAGCTGCAGTCGCACATCCGGTATCCGAACGCGCTGTTCCAGGTGCAGTCGGACATCTATTCCAGATATCACATGAGCAATGTGAAGGTGTTCTACCAGAACGAGGACCAGTGGGATATCGCCAAGGAGATTTACGGAACAAAGGTTCAGCAGATGACGCCGAACTATTACATCCTCAATCTCCCCGGAGAGAAGGATGCAGAGTTCATCAGCTCCATTCCGTTTACGCCGAAAGGGAAACAGAACATGACGGCGCTGATGATCGCCCGGAACGACGGCGACAACTACGGAAAACTGGTGCTGTACCAGTTTCCGAAGAGCAAGACGATATACGGGCCGAGACAGGTCGAGGCGATGATCGACCAGAATACGAAGATCTCACAGGACTTCTCCCTGTGGAGCTCCGCCGGTTCCAAGTACAGCCGCGGAAATCTGTTCGTCATTCCGATCAAGGATTCGCTGCTCTATGTCGAGCCTGTCTATCTGGAAGCGTCCGATTCCTCAATTCCGGAGGTGAAGAGAGTCATCGTCGTATACGGTGACAAGATCTCCTATGAAGCCACGCTGGGCGACGCCCTGTCGGAACTCTTCGGCTCCAGCGGAGGTGCGGACAAGTCGGATAACGTCAAGAAGGATTCTTCGTCAGACGGAAGCAGGCTCACCAGGAACGACTACATCAAGAAGGCGCAGGAGGCCTACGACAACGCTCAGGATGCGTTGAAGGACGGCGACTGGAGCGCCTACGGCAAGTACATGGATCAGCTGTCCGATTACCTGGAGAAGCTGTCCTGA
- a CDS encoding glutamine synthetase yields MLDFDIDKMLFTIPPENHDCREVRRILEEHPEVEFVSFVGIDMGGHDTDEKIPVRAFLEDMEKLLEHGVQTDGSSVALPMIADLGNAKVDIIPDKTVNWYVDYNYRNVCAKYGLPVGTLRIPSFLVHNETFECGSRSILRNALRYMKEELRRELREHPYVFRYIEGADSVDDIDDFVVTSATELEFWVRTPDDKGDREQLFIAQTLKEQYWKRTYGEVRTALEETLLILDKYGFGVEMGHKEVGGVKARMNNGGQYNHVMEQLEIDWKYTDAIQAADNENQVKYVVRDIFTRHGLDVTFMAKPFEGVAGSGEHTHIGLAARRKDGKLISLFAPRSMKEDFMSPVGFGALMGILKNYEVINPFISSSNDSLNRLKPGYEAPVCIVTSLGKAVDKPSRNRTVLVGLIRDVHNPMATRFELRAPNPKSNTYLVLATSYMAVMDGVKAVLEAEKTPKELEASLSKKYGEEDFYLEKDREYRSEEDVFEYYTEEEREKLFGRAPATVWENLEAFDRYPEKIEVFNRGNVLPNILFESYREQTLSQWKLELHDRLIPNTMGFIRSCRKRHTDEDFSDYDIKNWLEIDKIRHEIAKDTITDKSLLTQAKEALDARQYDRASALQLEIKRRVEELTALYTRYKKNLL; encoded by the coding sequence ATGCTGGATTTTGACATTGATAAGATGCTGTTTACGATCCCGCCGGAAAATCATGACTGCCGCGAGGTCAGAAGAATCCTGGAGGAGCACCCCGAGGTGGAGTTTGTATCCTTTGTGGGAATCGATATGGGAGGCCATGACACCGACGAGAAAATCCCGGTCAGAGCCTTTCTCGAGGACATGGAGAAGCTGCTGGAGCACGGCGTGCAGACAGACGGCTCCAGTGTCGCGCTGCCGATGATCGCCGACCTGGGCAATGCCAAGGTGGACATCATCCCGGACAAAACCGTAAACTGGTACGTAGACTACAACTACCGCAACGTCTGCGCCAAGTACGGACTTCCGGTGGGGACGCTCCGGATTCCGTCCTTCCTGGTGCATAACGAGACGTTTGAATGCGGCTCCCGTTCCATCCTGCGCAATGCGCTGCGCTATATGAAGGAGGAACTCCGCCGTGAGCTTCGCGAGCATCCCTATGTGTTCCGCTACATCGAGGGAGCGGACAGCGTGGACGACATTGATGACTTTGTTGTCACCAGCGCCACCGAGCTCGAATTCTGGGTCAGAACCCCGGACGACAAAGGCGACCGGGAACAGCTCTTCATCGCCCAGACCCTGAAGGAGCAGTACTGGAAGCGCACCTACGGAGAGGTTCGCACTGCGCTGGAGGAGACGCTGCTGATCCTGGACAAATACGGGTTCGGCGTTGAGATGGGGCACAAAGAAGTGGGCGGCGTGAAGGCCAGAATGAATAACGGCGGACAATATAATCACGTCATGGAGCAGCTGGAAATCGACTGGAAGTATACCGACGCCATTCAGGCGGCGGACAACGAGAACCAGGTGAAATATGTGGTTCGGGATATCTTCACCCGGCACGGTCTGGACGTTACCTTTATGGCGAAGCCCTTTGAGGGCGTTGCCGGAAGCGGAGAACACACGCATATCGGACTGGCGGCGAGACGTAAAGACGGAAAGCTGATCAGTCTGTTCGCGCCCCGGAGCATGAAAGAGGACTTCATGAGTCCCGTCGGCTTCGGCGCTCTGATGGGAATCCTGAAAAACTATGAGGTCATCAATCCCTTCATCAGCTCGTCCAACGATTCCCTGAACCGCCTGAAGCCGGGATATGAAGCGCCGGTCTGCATTGTCACGTCCCTCGGGAAAGCGGTCGACAAGCCGTCCCGGAACCGGACCGTTCTGGTGGGGCTGATCCGGGATGTTCACAATCCGATGGCGACCAGGTTCGAGCTTCGCGCGCCGAACCCCAAGAGCAACACCTATCTGGTGCTGGCCACCTCCTACATGGCCGTTATGGACGGCGTGAAGGCGGTGCTGGAGGCGGAGAAGACGCCGAAGGAACTGGAAGCGTCTTTGTCGAAAAAATACGGCGAGGAGGACTTCTATCTGGAGAAGGACAGAGAGTACCGCAGCGAAGAGGATGTGTTCGAATATTATACCGAGGAGGAACGGGAAAAACTCTTCGGCAGGGCTCCGGCCACCGTCTGGGAGAATCTGGAGGCCTTCGACCGGTATCCGGAGAAGATTGAGGTGTTCAACCGGGGCAATGTGCTTCCGAACATCCTGTTCGAGTCTTATCGGGAGCAGACCCTGTCTCAGTGGAAGTTGGAACTGCACGACCGCCTGATTCCAAACACCATGGGCTTTATCCGGTCCTGCAGAAAGCGGCACACAGACGAGGACTTCTCAGACTATGATATTAAGAACTGGCTGGAAATCGACAAGATCCGCCACGAGATCGCCAAGGATACGATTACGGACAAATCCCTGCTGACGCAGGCGAAGGAAGCGCTGGACGCCAGGCAGTATGACCGGGCCTCCGCTCTGCAGCTGGAAATCAAGCGCAGAGTAGAGGAACTCACGGCGCTTTACACAAGATATAAAAAGAATCTGTTATAA
- the serS gene encoding serine--tRNA ligase has product MLDIKKIREDYEGVKERVEFRGKGDFGIAEVKRLDEERRKLLAEVETMKHRQNTVSREIPKLKKAGEDTTSIMAEMKELSGRIKEMNGELSQIEDELRNTLLGVPNTPAEGVPFGKDDADNVEMRRWGEPTSFTFEPKAHWDIGEDLDILDFERAAKIAGARFTVYKGLGARLERAIACFMLDLHTLDQDYTEILPPFMVNRAAMTGTGQLPKFEEDMFYVPQKDFFLIPTAEVPVTNLRSNEILDEDELPVHYTAYTPCFRAEAGSAGRDTRGIIRQHQFNKVELVKLSKPEDSWDELESLTADAEEVLKQLGLPYHVVKLSSGDLGFSSAMTYDIEVWMPSYGRYVEISSCSNFLDFQARRANIRFRRKEGGKPEFVHTLNGSGLAVGRTTAAILENFQQEDGSVVIPEVLRKYMGGAERIEK; this is encoded by the coding sequence ATGCTGGACATTAAAAAAATCAGAGAAGATTATGAAGGCGTAAAGGAACGCGTGGAATTTCGCGGAAAGGGAGATTTCGGGATCGCTGAGGTGAAGAGACTGGACGAGGAGCGGCGGAAGCTTCTCGCGGAGGTCGAGACCATGAAACACCGGCAGAACACGGTGTCCCGGGAGATACCGAAGCTGAAGAAGGCGGGAGAGGATACCACGTCGATCATGGCGGAGATGAAGGAGCTTTCCGGCAGAATCAAGGAAATGAACGGAGAACTGTCGCAGATTGAGGATGAGCTGCGCAATACGCTGCTGGGCGTGCCGAATACGCCGGCGGAGGGCGTGCCCTTCGGCAAGGATGACGCGGACAACGTGGAGATGCGCAGATGGGGTGAGCCCACATCCTTCACTTTCGAACCTAAGGCTCACTGGGATATCGGCGAGGATCTGGATATCCTGGACTTCGAGCGCGCGGCCAAGATTGCGGGAGCGCGTTTCACGGTGTACAAAGGACTGGGCGCCAGACTGGAGAGAGCGATCGCGTGCTTCATGCTGGATCTCCATACCCTCGACCAGGACTACACGGAGATCCTGCCGCCCTTCATGGTCAACCGGGCGGCCATGACAGGCACAGGACAGCTGCCGAAATTCGAGGAGGACATGTTCTACGTCCCTCAGAAGGATTTCTTCCTGATTCCCACCGCTGAGGTTCCGGTTACCAACCTGAGGAGCAATGAGATTCTGGACGAAGACGAGCTGCCGGTGCATTATACCGCATATACCCCCTGCTTCCGGGCAGAGGCAGGCTCCGCCGGGAGAGATACCCGGGGTATCATCCGTCAGCACCAGTTCAACAAGGTCGAGCTGGTCAAGCTGTCGAAGCCTGAGGATTCCTGGGACGAGCTGGAGTCGCTGACCGCAGATGCGGAAGAGGTCCTGAAGCAGCTGGGACTCCCGTATCATGTGGTGAAGCTGAGTTCCGGCGACCTGGGCTTCTCGTCGGCGATGACCTATGACATCGAGGTGTGGATGCCGAGCTACGGCAGATATGTGGAAATTTCCTCCTGCTCCAATTTCCTGGATTTCCAGGCCAGAAGAGCCAATATCCGCTTCCGGAGAAAGGAAGGCGGCAAGCCGGAGTTTGTTCATACACTGAACGGCTCAGGACTGGCGGTGGGCAGAACCACAGCGGCGATTCTGGAAAACTTTCAGCAGGAGGACGGAAGCGTCGTGATTCCGGAGGTGCTGAGAAAATATATGGGCGGCGCGGAAAGGATCGAAAAATAA
- the cls gene encoding cardiolipin synthase has translation MRTAFAKGFNKIFNRLTITVAIIIVQCVYLAILFFQLTQYASWIEVGFRVLSVFVAVYIIWRDYNPAYKIGWIVLIAVLPAMGAVLYLLFGNKRPSRSLKRRLYPLEKLHREDLKQEENIRMTGIDERLQRTVEYVAEKGPYPAWLHTATRYYEVGDKLFDDMLEDLKKAEHYIFLEYFIIERGRLWDQIFAILKEKAAEGLDVRVIYDDIGSINKLPRHFAHELTASGIRVQAFNPMRPFVSLVYNNRDHRKICVIDGYIGYNGGANIADEYANIIVRFGHWKDSGVRLCGEAVWNYTVMFLNMWNAFRPEDVEYDLFRPHVWHPEEFPSDGIVQPFSDTPLDDENLGENVYMEIVNQARDYVFIYTPYLVPDNEMITALTLAAKRGVDVRLVTPGIPDKKMIYDLTRSHYKTLLEAGVRIYEYTPGFIHAKSFVSDDRIACVGTINIDYRSLYLHFECGTLLIDNSSIMDLRSDAITTFGRSHEITLDNMKTHFFRMLVAALLRVISPVL, from the coding sequence ATGAGAACGGCTTTCGCGAAAGGCTTTAACAAAATATTCAACCGGCTGACCATTACAGTGGCGATCATCATCGTACAGTGCGTCTATCTGGCGATCCTCTTTTTCCAGCTGACGCAGTACGCGAGCTGGATTGAAGTCGGATTCCGCGTGCTGTCTGTCTTTGTCGCGGTGTACATCATATGGAGAGATTACAATCCGGCCTATAAAATAGGCTGGATCGTTTTGATTGCGGTTCTGCCGGCGATGGGTGCGGTGCTCTATCTTCTGTTCGGGAACAAAAGACCCTCCCGCAGCCTCAAGAGGCGGCTGTATCCACTGGAAAAACTGCATCGCGAGGATCTGAAGCAGGAGGAGAACATCCGGATGACCGGCATCGACGAGCGGCTGCAGCGGACGGTGGAGTACGTGGCGGAGAAAGGCCCGTATCCGGCATGGCTCCATACCGCCACCCGCTACTATGAAGTGGGCGACAAGCTGTTTGACGATATGCTGGAGGATTTGAAGAAGGCGGAGCACTATATTTTCCTGGAGTATTTCATCATCGAGAGGGGGCGGCTCTGGGACCAGATCTTCGCGATACTGAAGGAAAAAGCGGCGGAGGGTCTGGATGTCCGGGTGATTTATGACGACATCGGTTCCATCAACAAGCTGCCGCGGCATTTTGCCCATGAACTGACCGCCAGCGGCATCCGGGTACAGGCGTTCAATCCGATGCGGCCCTTTGTATCTCTGGTCTACAACAACAGAGACCACCGCAAGATCTGCGTTATCGACGGCTACATCGGATACAACGGAGGCGCGAACATCGCAGACGAATACGCCAACATCATCGTCCGGTTCGGTCACTGGAAGGACTCGGGGGTGCGCCTCTGCGGCGAAGCGGTGTGGAACTACACCGTGATGTTCCTCAATATGTGGAACGCTTTCCGGCCGGAGGACGTGGAATATGATTTGTTCAGGCCACATGTATGGCACCCGGAGGAATTCCCCTCCGACGGTATCGTGCAGCCGTTTTCCGATACGCCGCTGGACGACGAAAATCTGGGCGAGAATGTCTATATGGAGATTGTGAACCAGGCCCGGGACTACGTGTTCATCTACACCCCCTACCTCGTTCCGGATAACGAGATGATCACGGCGCTGACGCTGGCGGCCAAGAGGGGCGTGGATGTGCGTCTTGTGACGCCGGGGATCCCGGACAAGAAGATGATCTACGACCTGACGCGCTCGCATTACAAAACCCTTCTAGAGGCAGGCGTCCGCATTTATGAGTACACGCCGGGGTTCATTCACGCCAAGAGCTTTGTCAGCGACGACCGCATCGCCTGTGTGGGGACGATTAACATTGACTACAGAAGTCTGTATCTGCATTTCGAGTGCGGCACACTGCTCATTGATAACAGCTCCATCATGGATCTCCGCAGCGACGCGATTACCACGTTCGGCCGCAGTCACGAGATTACGTTGGACAACATGAAAACGCATTTCTTCAGGATGCTCGTGGCGGCGCTGCTGCGGGTAATCAGCCCGGTGCTGTGA